The Aedes albopictus strain Foshan chromosome 2, AalbF5, whole genome shotgun sequence region tgatacaaatttgtgCTTGGTTGGTTAATCtctcgcgaagctagaaccgttatcTTAAAACACTATTGTTTTAATGGTCtaattttgagctgtcatatcttcgGGACCAGTGCACCGAGTCGAATGAAACTTTGAACGTTTGTCATCTATATacaactagctggcccggcaaactttgtcttgcccggttgtggtgttttgacaactgttgagctcaaaatatcaccgcactctagattggtttcatttcgatcgtgttgatttccttcccagatcatgagaaatcagtactttatcaattttgttacttttctagttgattttcgtaactttttgtacatataaacacagccaccaggaatacgaaccgaaccgtgcaagagtcatgctgatcggttcatccgttcgtgagttttgttgcctcaaaggaacttcaaactcatttttatataaagaccggtccagaaagtatggacgcagttagAAATTACTgccatttcaaaactattgataactagttctttttgaaagttaCATACTGTTGGTCAACCTGTTTTCTCAGCActtgtatagcggtttttgcgattccaacagtgtgtttcaaaatacatgaactatcagcggaacatcattgaaaaaatgtgcacaaacgtagtacagagtttgaaaggtcacttaggaaatgatcaaaatatggtgggagtaagtgacaaaatcgtgcaagcagcaatcagcaaccacggtggggataacacgtttaagcataggcaaaaattgggaaaaaaataaagatcctgctaaccctcgtttggataaacaaataatgaaggtgtttgagcacaagaaaaaaccttctaactaacacagagtggggtatgaccaaaaaagttaacaTTTCAAATTCCAATGTttatcgtggcaaagaacgtttgaattttcgatcatATTGTAAGCAGAAACAGTCAAAATGAAGCcctaaacaagaaccatcgattagGCCCAGACaattgaagactaggtgcgtccatactttctggggcagtctttatatagatagatgacccgattttgtcagcccctttccgcaACACAATTTTGGCTTTCCTTAAAAATCTAAACAGCTTTTCAAGCTTTTTATCCCTGTATGATCTGCCTCTCaacagtagtttgatgatgaacgtaaatgaattggttaaagtttgatcatacgataatgagagcaaaaagtttgacgcaaaaaggggctgacaaaatcgggtccataCTGTATTAATGCATCAAAGGTCTTTTAAAAATCGGCTCTTTTTGAAcgttaaaaaagttatgatgaattgacactttttggatctttctcgaaaaaaatattaataaatgCTCAAAGTTTCATCAAATTtaattcactggtttcggagatatgaaagttcaaaaactagttgtccAAAAACCAGTgtgttacgagaacggttctagtttcgcgaaagattaatcaatcgagcacaaatttgtaccaatgatgcacatatagtaggttggaaaacagtcaaaatttgagaattttcgatgcattctatgaaaagttacaacttTTTAGAGAGAGATAAataagttgcctatctcaaaaaATTTTGCCACCCTTTATCATGTATTGTAACACTATGTTATACATTTTTCAAACCATCGGGAAAATAAAAATCATGCGAATATTTGTTGTACAAATTGGCAGCCCTAGGTGACGTGGTCGTTGTTGCTTCTTGTACTGTTTCGGTACCCATTTCAACATCCTCCAGGGCGCCATCCGTGGCCGTTTGTTCATCCTCCAGATACTCGTCGCCCCACACAAACGCCTCTATCCACTCCAAATGGGACGCCACCCGGGTGTAGACTTCCAACTCCAGCCCATCGGCATTGGAGACCCCGAGGGTCGTGAACAAACAACTTCGGCTGTTGAAGGTCTGCAGCGATGCTCCGGTGATTCCGGTCACTAGATAATCCTCACCGTCGAACTCCTCTTCGTGACGGGCCACGACGCATACCTCGACCGGTGAAACGATCCGCGTGTCGTTTTGGGTCGTCTGCCTAGCGATGCATTCGGCCGTCGAAACGGCCTTGATATTGACGTTCTCGTAGAATCTACGATATTCTGTTGAGGATAGATAACTGTTTGATTGGTTTGAGGAAATGTAAGAGATGCGTGGTGCGTACTTCCGGTGTAGCCGGTAACCATCAACGAATCGTAGAGATTCTCCGTTGCAGGATTCGCCAAACACGCGGGAAGTAACCTACTTCCAAGTGACAAAGGTTGCGACAGTTTGAACAGCATGAGATTGTTAAGGCGTCGTTTTGAGTTGTAATTTGGATGGACGATCGCTTCAGCGATGTCTATGTCTTCCTGACTACCGACGCGGATCTTCCACGTTTTAAAGTAACTGAAAAGCTACCGAATGTGTATTTCACACTTATTGATTTACAAGATTAGGTTATTTACTGTTTTGCACAGGTAGCTGATGATAATACAAATAGTTCGCTGATGATCGTCCCACTGCATTTAGTGTTAAATCCTTCATTAATAACACTAACCTAGAAGAAGGCTACGTGATAATAATTCAATTTTAAAGAGCAAGACAATTTGAGTATACCGTGTGAGGGGACCTTACGTTGTTGCAAACTCCATTGGATCGCTTTCGAGCCTTCAGAGCGTACTCTTCACATTCTGAAATTACAACGACTCTTACTTCCTGAACAATTATGTACAAATTGTTTTCAAACTTCTTTCGCTGATCCTCTTCGACACGATGTTGATATGTCCTACTCTGCCGTCCGTCAAGTTCCTTATCCAAGGGTAGTAGTGTGCAACATTCGTGAACATTATGTATTTGCCGGTATCACAGCTTCCAGTTTCCGATTCGGATCCAAACGAAACTATCCCTCGGAGTTCCCAGCGGTCTCCTGTGCTGAAGTACATGCCTCCACCTGAATCTCCTAGACATACGCTTGTTCCTTGAACGCAACCGAATGTTTCATTAACCAAGCCCTCCTAAACCTTATTCTACCAGCTCACCATTTCGATCACTGGCACAAAACACCGCCTGCGACACAAATCTCCCGAACAGATTGGGATCACTCCTCGCACATTCGGTAATATCCACCACGGGCATCTGGGTGGTCTTCAGCACTTCGGACAAAGTCCCGTTCTCGTTGATCCCCCAACCAGCGACCCATCCTCGTTGTCCAACAAGGTCATCCGCCCTACCTCCCGGGACCTGTTCCAAGCATATCGGCGCAACATATTCCGAGTAACGAACCACTTCACCCAGCACTAGCAGTGCTACATCATTACGATTGGGACTGAACTCCTCGTGGATGTGCACTTCGCTCACGTTAACAATCTGCAATTGTCCGTCAAACTTGTACAGGTCGTGCTTTCCGAGATGAATCAGCAACTGGTGCGGTTTGAGTGATTGGCCAGTTTGGGCGATAACACAGTGCGCCGCAGTCAGGACATGTTGTTGATCGATGAGAGTGGCTCCACATTTGTACGTCCCGTTTGGTGAGGTTCTGCTATCGATTCGATGATAGATTGCCGCATGCCACGGCCATTGCCCGAGGCCGGCCGTTTGGCCGTGGTGAATCAACTGTGCTCCGAAACGTTTCCGTATTCCACAGCGATAGAGGGCATTGGTGGATTGATGTTGATTGGTTGCGATCGTGATTGTTAACAGGCTGGCGATCAGGATCAACGGTATCGATGGCATTTTGTTACTATTCTCGCTTTTCTGCTAGAATGCTGTTTTGCTAACTAAAATCCTTCACTCACTTGAGACGTCAGTCTTCGAATACTTGCTCTAGTTGAATGAACACGAAGCGATAGTAGCTGGTCTAGCTCCGTTGCATATAGAATAACGTCATGGTAATTTGCAGTGTGATTCCCAGCTGTGGGATAGAACTCGCaaaaagcagttttttttgcTCGTATCTGTTATTATAGTGGTCTAATCCTTGCTGATGGTCTATCGATCCAGTTTTACAAAACATAAATACTTTACAAAACTATTTCACCTATTTATAAAACAAATAATTTGATTATTGGGTACCAAGCCACTTGGACAGTGACTTGTGTTTTGAGCAGTTTTTCGCAATAACCCAGTTAATTCAaaaccagttgacttgaaattttgtacacggctagatactgtacgtacctCACTGCGTTCCAAAAAatgagtcaattggttcaaaattgactgaaaaGAAAGGTCCCACAAGCCCTGCCGAGATGCTTCCATTTTCCTACTATCATTGATTGCTATAAATTCCAGAACCTTGTAATTCACTGGGATAGTTCTTATTTTGGGTTTGCAAGAACGATGAAAAACTGCTGATTTAGCTGGTGGCTACGGTAAAACGGGAGAAAAGTAAATTAAACGCAAAACAAAAGATTCGTGCTGCCAGTGAATGAATACAGGATAGAATTGATTACGAACTTCCGTAGAAAGTGAGGTTTAATTAAGACTGGAAATGCTTTATGGCAGGAGAGCGTTCTTGCCTAGTGTGAATGCAGGAAAAATGACTTAGTAGCGAAAATAGGCGTAGCTAAGTGATTGAGATTCTTAGATTGGAAATGCTTTATGTACTGTAATGAAAATTACAAAAAAGT contains the following coding sequences:
- the LOC109427039 gene encoding polyserase-2, with the protein product MPSIPLILIASLLTITIATNQHQSTNALYRCGIRKRFGAQLIHHGQTAGLGQWPWHAAIYHRIDSRTSPNGTYKCGATLIDQQHVLTAAHCVIAQTGQSLKPHQLLIHLGKHDLYKFDGQLQIVNVSEVHIHEEFSPNRNDVALLVLGEVVRYSEYVAPICLEQVPGGRADDLVGQRGWVAGWGINENGTLSEVLKTTQMPVVDITECARSDPNLFGRFVSQAVFCASDRNGTSVCLGDSGGGMYFSTGDRWELRGIVSFGSESETGSCDTGKYIMFTNVAHYYPWIRNLTDGRVGHINIVSKRISERKCEEYALKARKRSNGVCNNVRSPHTVSVINEGFNTKCSGTIISELFVLSSATCAKHYFKTWKIRVGSQEDIDIAEAIVHPNYNSKRRLNNLMLFKLSQPLSLGSRLLPACLANPATENLYDSLMVTGYTGKYRRFYENVNIKAVSTAECIARQTTQNDTRIVSPVEVCVVARHEEEFDGEDYLVTGITGASLQTFNSRSCLFTTLGVSNADGLELEVYTRVASHLEWIEAFVWGDEYLEDEQTATDGALEDVEMGTETVQEATTTTSPRAANLYNKYSHDFYFPDGLKNV